A genomic segment from Pseudorca crassidens isolate mPseCra1 chromosome 4, mPseCra1.hap1, whole genome shotgun sequence encodes:
- the NICOL1 gene encoding NELL2-interacting cell ontogeny regulator 1: MRGARRAPQVFPSRRRCCRGVPNCGRPGSLRSAMAPSPPCRPPRSPPPPLLLLVLLSVALLGAQARAEPAAGSAVPAQSRPCVDCHAFEFMQRALQDLRKTACSLDARTETLLLQAERRALCACWPAGR; encoded by the exons ATGCGCGGTGCACGCCGGGCGCCGCAAGTCTTCCCGAGTCGCCGGCGCTGCTGTCGCGGCGTCCCCAACTGCG GGCGCCCGGGCTCCCTCCGCTCGGCCATGGCCCCCTCGCCGCCGTGCAGGCCCCCTcggtcgccgccgccgccgctgctgctgctggtgctgCTGAGCGTCGCGCTGCTGGGCGCCCAGGCCCGCGCGGAACCCGCCGCCGGGAGCGCCGTCCCCGCGCAGA GCCGCCCGTGCGTGGACTGCCACGCTTTCGAGTTCATGCAGCGCGCCCTGCAGGACCTGCGGAAGACGGCCTGCAGCCTGGACGCACGG ACAGAGACCCTCCTGCTGCAGGCCGAGCGCCGGGCCCTGTGCGCCTGCTGGCCGGCCGGCCGCTGA
- the NAT8L gene encoding N-acetylaspartate synthetase, with amino-acid sequence MHCGPPDMVCETKIVAAEDHEALPGAKKDALLAAAGAMWPPLPAAPGPAAAPAAPPPAPGPQPLGGAGGAEPPEGRGVYIREIRAAEQEAARRIFYDGIMERIPNTAFRGLRHHPRTQLFYALLAALCFALTRSLLLTCLVPAGLLGLRYYYSRKVVLAYLDCALHTDMADIEQYYMKPPGSCFWVAVLDGNVVGIVAARAHAADNTVELLRMSVDSRFRGKGIAKALGRKVLEFALVHNYSAVVLGTTAVKVAAHKLYESLGFRHMGSSDRYVMPGMTLSLAERLFFQVRYHRYRLQLREE; translated from the exons ATGCATTGTGGGCCTCCCGACATGGTCTGCGAGACGAAGATCGTGGCCGCCGAGGACCATGAGGCGCTGCCGGGGGCCAAGAAGGACGCGCTGCTCGCCGCCGCCGGCGCCATGTGGCCCCCGCTGCCCGCCGCTCCTGGGccggccgccgcccccgccgcgccCCCGCCCGCGccgggcccccagcccctcgGCGGCGCGGGGGGCGCGGAGCCTCCGGAGGGGCGCGGCGTGTACATCCGCGAGATCCGTGCGGCGGAGCAGGAGGCGGCGCGCCGCATCTTCTACGACGGCATCATGGAGCGCATCCCCAACACGGCCTTCCGCGGCCTGCGGCACCACCCGCGCACGCAGCTGTTCTACGCCCTGCTGGCCG CGCTCTGTTTCGCCCTGACCCGCTCGCTGCTGCTGACGTGCCTGGTGCCGGcagggctgctgggcctgcgttaTTACTACAGCCGGAAGGTGGTCCTCGCCTACCTGGACTGCGCGCTACACACAGACATGGCCGACATCGAGCAGTATTACATGAAGCCCCCTG GCTCCTGCTTCTGGGTGGCCGTGTTGGATGGCAACGTGGTGGGCATCGTGGCAGCGCGGGCCCACGCGGCGGACAACACGGTGGAGCTGCTACGCATGTCGGTGGACTCACGCTTCCGTGGCAAGGGCATCGCCAAGGCGCTGGGCCGTAAGGTGCTGGAGTTCGCCCTGGTGCACAACTACTCTGCGGTAGTGTTAGGCACGACAGCCGTCAAGGTGGCCGCCCACAAGCTCTACGAGTCGCTGGGCTTCAGGCACATGGGCTCAAGTGACCGCTACGTGATGCCTGGCATGACCCTCTCGCTGGCCGAGCGCCTCTTCTTCCAGGTCCGCTACCACCGCTACCGCCTGCAGCTGCGCGAGGAGTGA